In Nicotiana tabacum cultivar K326 chromosome 11, ASM71507v2, whole genome shotgun sequence, a single window of DNA contains:
- the LOC107823571 gene encoding ras-related protein RABF1-like produces MGCASSVADRNSGRTAGLNPDNGGAVDPKNLKVKLVLLGDSGVGKSCIVLRFVRGQFDPTSKVTVGASFLSQTIALQDSTTVKFEIWDTAGQERYAALAPLYYRGAAVAVVVYDITSPESFAKAQYWVKELQKHGSPDIVMALVGNKADLHEKREVTTQDGNDCAEKNGMFFIETSAKTADNINQLFEEIAKRLPRPSAA; encoded by the exons ATGGGTTGCGCATCTTCAGTTGCAG ATAGGAATTCGGGACGGACTGCTGGCCTTAATCCTGATAATGGTGGAGCAGTTGACCCTAAAAATCTTAAAGTGAAG CTGGTACTCTTGGGAGATTCTGGTGTTGGTAAAAGCTGTATTGTTTTGCGCTTTGTCCGTGGTCAATTCGATCCAACATCTAAG GTGACTGTAGGAGCTTCTTTTCTGTCTCAAACAATAGCGTTGCAGGACTCAACTACAGTTAAATTTGAAATATGGGATACAGCGGGTCAGGAGAG GTACGCAGCACTTGCACCCCTGTACTACCGAGGTGCTGCAGTTGCAGTTGTTGTGTATGATATTACTAGTCCTGAGTCTTTTGCCAAAGCACAATACTGGGTCAAG GAATTACAAAAACATGGAAGCCCTGATATTGTCATGGCTCTAGTTGGCAACAAAGCTGATCTCCACGAAAAAAGAGAAGTAACAACTCAA GATGGAAATGACTGTGCTGAAAAGAATGGTATGTTCTTTATAGAAACATCTGCTAAGACAGCTGACAATATCAACCAGTTGTTTGAG GAAATCGCCAAGAGATTACCACGCCCGTCTGCTGCTTGA
- the LOC107823572 gene encoding SKP1-like protein 12 has product MAASSSASTAASAEKKMLILKSSDGDEFQLEEKAVVQSITIKNMVEDDYTLIPLPNVDTKNLTKVTEYLKMHADEKTESNKEEIEKFDKEFVNATFQDLFELVLAANYLDIKGLMDLLCQAIADRIKNKSYKAVRKIFNITNDYTPEEEEEVRKEHEWAHEGVEWDESTD; this is encoded by the coding sequence atgGCCGCCTCCTCATCAGCATCAACAGCAGCATCTGCTGAGAAGAAAATGTTGATCTTAAAATCCTCCGACGGCGACGAATTTCAGTTAGAAGAAAAGGCCGTCGTTCAATCCATAACCATAAAAAACATGGTGGAGGACGATTACACTCTCATTCCGCTCCCAAACGTCGATACCAAAAACCTAACCAAAGTTACAGAGTACCTGAAGATGCACGCCGATGAGAAGACGGAGTCTAACAAAGAAGAAATCGAAAAATTCGACAAGGAATTCGTGAATGCTACCTTTCAAGACCTGTTTGAACTTGTATTGGCTGCTAATTACCTTGATATTAAGGGTTTGATGGATCTGTTGTGTCAAGCGATTGCTGATAGGATTAAGAACAAGTCGTATAAAGCTGTTAGGAAGATTTTCAATATCACTAATGATTACACTccagaggaagaggaagaggttaGGAAGGAACATGAATGGGCACATGAAGGTGTAGAGTGGGACGAATCTACTGATTAG